A genome region from Prionailurus bengalensis isolate Pbe53 chromosome B4, Fcat_Pben_1.1_paternal_pri, whole genome shotgun sequence includes the following:
- the NEUROD4 gene encoding neurogenic differentiation factor 4, producing MAKPYVKPKEMTELVNTPSWMDKALGSQNEMKEEERRSAAYGMLGSLAEEHDSIEEEEEEEEDGEKPKRRGPKKKKMTKARLERFRARRVKANARERTRMHGLNDALDNLRRVMPCYSKTQKLSKIETLRLARNYIWALSEVLETGQTPEGKGFVEMLCKGLSQPTSNLVAGCLQLGPQSVLLEKHEEKSPICDSAISVHNFNYQSPGLPSPPYGHMETHLINLKPQVFKSLGESSFGSHPPDCSTPPYEGPLTPPLSISGNFSLKQDGSPDLDKSYSFMPHYPSASLSSGHVHSTPFQAGTPRYDVPIDMSYDSYPHHGIGAQLNTIFTD from the coding sequence ATGGCAAAACCTTATGTGAAACCCAAGGAGATGACAGAGTTGGTCAACACACCATCCTGGATGGACAAAGCCCTGGGCTCTCAGAATGagatgaaggaggaagagagaagatcaGCGGCTTATGGGATGCTTGGAAGCTTAGCTGAAGAGCATGACAGtattgaggaggaagaagaggaggaagaggatggggAGAAGCCTAAGAGAAGGGGtcccaagaaaaagaagatgacaaAAGCTCGCCTTGAGAGATTCAGGGCTCGAAGAGTCAAGGCCAATGCTAGAGAACGGACCCGGATGCATGGCCTGAATGATGCCCTGGACAACCTGAGGAGAGTCATGCCATGTTACTCTAAGACTCAAAAGCTCTCCAAGATAGAGACTCTTAGACTGGCCAGGAACTATATTTGGGCTCTGTCTGAGGTCCTGGAAACTGGACAGACACCTGAAGGGAAGGGCTTTGTGGAGATGCTCTGCAAAGGGCTCTCTCAGCCTACAAGCAACCTGGTGGCTGGATGCCTCCAGCTGGGCCCTCAGTCTGTCCTCCTGGAGAAGCATGAGGAGAAATCTCCTATTTGTGACTCTGCCATCTCTGTCCATAACTTCAACTATCAGTCTCCTGGGCTCCCTAGCCCTCCTTATGGCCATATGGAAACACATCTTATTAATCTCAAACCCCAAGTATTTAAGAGTTTGGGGGAATCATCCTTTGGGAGCCATCCACCTGACTGCAGTACACCACCTTATGAGGGCCCACTCACTCCACCCTTGAGCATCAGTGGGAACTTCTCCTTGAAGCAAGATGGCTCTCCTGACCTGGATAAATCCTACAGTTTCATGCCACATTACCCTTCTGCAAGTCTAAGCTCAGGGCATGTTCATTCAACTCCCTTTCAGGCTGGTACCCCTCGTTATGATGTTCCCATAGATATGTCCTATGATTCCTACCCTCACCATGGCATTGGGGCCCAACTTAATACAATCTTCACTGATTAG